The sequence GTTTTCTCATTAGTATCGGGGCATATTTGGTGGTTCATTTTCTTTTGACTGATACTAAACTCGGACGACGTATTTACTCAGTGGGGAGTAATCCTGCAGCGGCTTTCCTTTCGGGTATTTCGGTTTCCCAGACCAAACTCACCGCTTTTTTCCTCAACGGTCTTTTTGTGGGGATTGCCACCATGGTCCTTCTATCCCGCATTGGAGCAGCCCAACCATCCACAGGAAGCGGTATTGAACTGCGGGCTATTGGGGCAGTGGTCATTGGTGGAACACCCCTTTCTGGTGGTAAAGGTCGCATTATTGGCACCCTCTTCGGTGTTTTCCTTATGGGGATTATTTCTAACACCCTCAACATGCTTCGAGTGAATCCCTATTTTCAGGAAGTCACCTTTGGTTTGCTCATCATTGCTTCGCTGGCGGTGAGCGTGTTCAGTGCGTATCAGGGTAAAAAATAGGGAGGGATTACCATGAAAATCAGTTTCCATACCGATGCTTTCAATTCGGCAGTTTTTAGCTTTGAAAAGGCGCTCCAGTGGGCACAGAAAAACGGTGTCCATTATATCGAAGCCGGACTCATCGATGGCGTTTCCTGGATTCATGGTTTGGGGTATTTTCCCCATATTTCCCTTACGGAAGACCCGCTGTGGGTGCGGGAAATGATGGCGCGATACGGTGTCCGGTTTTCCCAGCTGGATGCGGCGTATCCTCTTTCCGGAAATGAGGGACTCTATTATGGTGTACCGTACGTCCTCAAATCCCTTTCCTGGGCGAAACTCGTTGACTGCCCTAATATTGCTACCACCGATGGCCTTAAAAAACCGGAAGGAATGAGTGAAACTGAAGCATTAGATCTGATGAAGCGGGCTTATGGAAGTATCATTGAAGCGGCTGAACGTTATCAAATCACCATCAATATCGAAGTCCATGGCTACTTTACTACCAACCCTGAGCTTTTAGAAACAATGCTCGATTTTGCCCAGAGTCCCTATTTTGGTCTCAATTTCGACACTGGTAACAGTTTCATCGCTGGGCAGGACCCAGTTCAATTTTGTCAGCGCTTTTTATCCCGCATCAAGCATGTCCATGTCAAGGATGTTTCCGAAAGTTTGGCGCAGGCTTTGCGCGGGAAAGATACTGGCATTGGCATTAGTCATGCTGCTATAGGAGAGGGAGTCAATGCCGAAAATATCCGCACCATTCTTACCATCCTGCGGGATGCCGGGTATCGTGGTTTCCTCAGTATCGAATGCGAAGGGCAGGGTGGACCACTCATCGAAAGGTCCCTGCGGTGGCTTCGTCAAACCCTTGCTGAACTCCATATTCCAGAAGAGCGATAGAAGCTACGTTCTTTTCAAATCATCTGGTAAAATAAGGGAAATTGAACGAGAAAGGGGATTTTCTATGACATGGCGTGAACGAATTGTCCTGCTCCTTTTTGGCCATGGCTGTATTGTTTTTGGGTGTGCTCTCATCAGCTGGGGAATGTATCTTCTTCCCGTATCGCAACCCCGTTTGGTCCATGTTTTCACTCGCCCACTTTTCTGGGGACTTTTTTCTCTCATGGGTGGAATTTGTGCCAACTACCATGGCTTTTGCCGCTGTGTTCAGGGAAGGTGGTAAAAAGGAGGATTGAGGGAATCATGAAACGTTATGGGATGGTGATCAGGGTCAAGCCGGAAAAGCTCGAGGAGTACAAACAACTTCATGCCAACCCCTGGGAAGGGGTGCTGAAAACCATAAAGGAATGCAACATCCAGAACTAT comes from Atribacterota bacterium and encodes:
- a CDS encoding sugar phosphate isomerase/epimerase, with the protein product MKISFHTDAFNSAVFSFEKALQWAQKNGVHYIEAGLIDGVSWIHGLGYFPHISLTEDPLWVREMMARYGVRFSQLDAAYPLSGNEGLYYGVPYVLKSLSWAKLVDCPNIATTDGLKKPEGMSETEALDLMKRAYGSIIEAAERYQITINIEVHGYFTTNPELLETMLDFAQSPYFGLNFDTGNSFIAGQDPVQFCQRFLSRIKHVHVKDVSESLAQALRGKDTGIGISHAAIGEGVNAENIRTILTILRDAGYRGFLSIECEGQGGPLIERSLRWLRQTLAELHIPEER